In Primulina eburnea isolate SZY01 chromosome 14, ASM2296580v1, whole genome shotgun sequence, the following proteins share a genomic window:
- the LOC140811100 gene encoding uncharacterized protein — protein sequence MYSFIGSVLEEAEKLNRAHFRNIGSIQLQELEQVEEMILPQPFELEFREVTSLSDEFLNASSAFRPMFFPGATMDPRKKAENSRLYYHPGRVWLDTDGYPIHAHGGGMLLDEKSGTYFWYGEYKDGLTYRDQETGRARVEFTGVGCYSSLNLWEWKYEGIVLPAEESRTHDLHKMNVVERPRVIYNGETQKYVMWMHIDDFTYEKASIGVAISDFPTGPFRYLASKKPNGFDSQDLTVFKDDNGMAYLIYSSVKNKEIHISPLNQDYLDITNETARALVGFYREAPAVFKHQGIYYMITSGSGGGAPNEALVHEASWILGPWESIGNPFVGANKVFRVGAFFSRSTFVHPM from the coding sequence ATGTATTCCTTCATAGGCAGTGTACTCGAAGAAGCTGAGAAATTGAACCGAGCACACTTCCGGAACATCGGCTCTATCCAGCTCCAAGAGCTTGAACAGGTGGAGGAAATGATTCTTCCTCAACCATTTGAACTCGAATTCCGTGAAGTAACGAGTCTAAGTGATGAGTTCCTCAATGCATCATCTGCTTTTAGGCCTATGTTCTTTCCCGGAGCTACCATGGATCCAAGAAAGAAAGCAGAAAACAGTAGGTTATACTATCACCCAGGGAGGGTATGGTTGGATACTGATGGATATCCAATTCATGCTCATGGGGGTGGTATGTTGCTCGATGAGAAATCGGGAACTTATTTCTGGTATGGTGAGTATAAAGATGGTTTGACTTACCGTGACCAAGAAACGGGGAGAGCCCGTGTTGAATTCACTGGTGTTGGCTGTTATTCTTCTTTAAATTTGTGGGAGTGGAAGTATGAGGGAATTGTACTTCCTGCAGAAGAAAGTAGGACTCATGATCTGCATAAAATGAATGTGGTGGAAAGGCCCAGAGTTATTTACAACGGTGAGACTCAGAAGTATGTAATGTGGATGCATATAGATGATTTCACCTATGAAAAAGCCTCGATTGGAGTGGCCATAAGCGATTTCCCAACCGGTCCTTTCAGGTATCTTGCAAGCAAGAAGCCTAATGGATTCGATAGTCAGGATCTAACAGTTTTTAAAGATGATAATGGGATGGCATATCTGATCTATTCTTCTGTCAAGAACAAGGAGATTCACATTAGCCCTTTGAATCAAGATTACCTGGATATTACCAATGAGACAGCCAGGGCACTTGTCGGATTTTACAGGGAAGCTCCTGCTGTATTTAAGCATCAAGGTATCTATTACATGATTACATCAGGAAGCGGTGGTGGAGCACCTAATGAGGCACTGGTGCATGAGGCTTCATGGATTTTGGGGCCGTGGGAAAGTATAGGGAACCCTTTCGTTGGTGCAAACAAAGTTTTCCGAGTTGGAGCATTCTTTTCTCGGAGTACATTCGTGCACCCCATGTGA
- the LOC140811099 gene encoding uncharacterized protein — MATISATISSVTFPAATAVSAQRRTRVKFIDGLSSFGGLKAHNNVASLGLPVGTEQSFAKIVSLLKKKSSQGRGGGALTSTCNAVEEIFRIAAIMPSLVLIGVAVGFLLLRVEAFVEEE, encoded by the coding sequence ATGGCAACAATATCGGCTACAATATCTTCGGTGACGTTTCCGGCCGCCACCGCCGTATCAGCCCAGAGGAGAACAAGAGTCAAGTTTATCGATGGATTGAGCTCATTTGGTGGGCTGAAGGCACATAACAATGTGGCTTCATTAGGCCTACCAGTTGGCACTGAGCAGTCTTTTGCGAAGATTGTCAGCTTACTGAAAAAGAAATCTTCGCAAGGCAGAGGCGGCGGTGCTTTAACTTCCACCTGCAATGCTGTGGAAGAGATTTTCAGGATTGCTGCTATTATGCCTTCATTGGTTCTTATCGGGGTTGCCGTTGGATTCTTGCTTCTTCGAGTTGAAGCATTCGTGGAGGAAGAATGA
- the LOC140811937 gene encoding uncharacterized protein encodes MGTFLGHLVPGLALVSLGLWHTINAILVYYLKGSTKFRIQFWYPLKSPWHKLERIELIIVMSFSILAILIQIFDLQSLHFSFKLDNIEHSTMFLHLLIFEGFTLLSEMNNLSEMMLGVSGILVASVFGTELFLLHFHSADHIGLEGHYHWLMQLIVCISFFASLSAITFPTSFPTALILSVSVVFQGFWFINMGLILWVPKFIPQGCSMESLDPINGIIHGAVVCETNLADLRARALANLQFCWIFAAILIFKASICIYFGRRCKPAGRQGLEYGQLSTGAVHDHLASFGFMQIQL; translated from the coding sequence ATGGGAACTTTTCTTGGACACCTTGTGCCAGGTCTGGCCCTCGTCTCCCTTGGTTTGTGGCATACGATCAACGCCATTCTCGTCTACTATCTTAAAGGCTCTACCAAGTTTAGGATACAGTTTTGGTACCCATTGAAGAGTCCTTGGCATAAACTAGAACGCATTGAGCTGATTATTGTCATGTCATTTTCTATCCTTGCAATTCTGATCCAGATTTTTGACCTCCAAAGCCTGCACTTCTCCTTCAAGCTTGACAATATTGAGCATTCTACCATGTTCCTCCATCTACTGATATTCGAAGGTTTCACTCTTTTGAGCGAAATGAATAATTTATCTGAAATGATGTTGGGCGTCTCAGGAATCCTTGTTGCATCTGTTTTTGGAACGGAGCTTTTCTTACTTCATTTCCACTCGGCCGATCATATTGGACTCGAAGGCCATTACCACTGGCTGATGCAACTCATAGTTTGCATATCTTTCTTTGCATCTCTATCTGCTATTACTTTCCCAACCAGCTTTCCCACTGCATTGATTCTTTCAGTATCAGTAGTGTTCCAAGGATTTTGGTTCATAAACATGGGATTAATATTATGGGTTCCTAAGTTTATCCCTCAAGGATGCTCCATGGAGTCATTGGATCCTATCAATGGCATCATCCATGGAGCAGTCGTTTGTGAAACCAACTTGGCTGATTTGAGGGCCAGGGCATTGGCGAACTTGCaattttgttggatatttgCCGCAATCTTGATCTTTAAGGCATCTATCTGCATTTATTTTGGTAGGCGGTGTAAACCCGCGGGTAGGCAGGGACTCGAATATGGACAACTTTCGACTGGAGCTGTACATGACCATCTTGCTTCTTTTGGATTCATGCAAATCCAATTGTAA